One window of Leopardus geoffroyi isolate Oge1 chromosome B3, O.geoffroyi_Oge1_pat1.0, whole genome shotgun sequence genomic DNA carries:
- the NGB gene encoding neuroglobin, with amino-acid sequence MERPEPELIRQSWRAVSRSPLEHGTVLFARLFDLEPDLLPLFQYNCRQFSSPEDCLSSPEFLDHIRKVMFVIDTAVTNVEDLSSLEEYLAGLGKKHRAVGVKFSSFSTVGESLLYMLEKCLGPAFTPAMRAAWSQLYGAVVQAMSRGWDGE; translated from the exons ATGGAACGCCCGGAGCCCGAGCTGATCCGGCAGAGCTGGCGGGCGGTGAGCCGCAGCCCGCTGGAGCATGGCACCGTGCTGTTCGCCAG GCTGTTTGACCTGGAGCCTGACCTGCTGCCCCTCTTCCAGTACAACTGCCGCCAGTTCTCCAGCCCAGAGGACTGCCTGTCCTCCCCCGAGTTCCTGGACCACATCAGGAAG GTGATGTTCGTGATTGACACTGCGGTGACCAATGTAGAGGACCTGTCCTCGCTGGAGGAGTACCTTGCTGGTCTGGGCAAGAAGCACCGTGCCGTGGGCGTGAAGTTCAGCTCCTTCTCG ACGGTGGGTGAGTCCCTGCTCTACATGCTGGAGAAGTGCCTGGGCCCTGCGTTCACACCAGCCATGCGGGCCGCCTGGAGCCAGCTCTACGGGGCCGTGGTACAGGCCATGAGTCGAGGCTGGGATGGCGAGTAA